Part of the Paenibacillus sp. JNUCC32 genome is shown below.
GAGCAGCCAAATAAGCGGGAACCACAGTCGGGATCGTTTGCTGTCCGGACCGACAAGCTCCACCAGGGTATGATGGTTACCCATCGGTTCAATATGGGCGCCCGGAATCAGCCCTTGTATCTTCGGAATGATTTGAATCAGATCCATGACAAGACGGTTGCCGTCGATATCCTTCGGCTGAGTCAACGGCAGGGCTCTGAGCCGTTTCTCCCATTCGGGCTCACAGACTATGAAGGCGACATCACCTAGTTTGACGGTCTGGTCTCTCGGCAGCCGTATTCGGCTCCGCAGCTGCAGAAACACCGTCGGAGTGGGATTAACCTTCATCCGAAACACTCCTTTACTGCTAAATTACCGTTAGTATGGGAAATTGCCATCGTTTCTACTCGGATTTACCATACTTTCTTTAATCGCCGGACCGTCCAGGGCCGTTATACACAAAAACAAGCTAATCAACCATCGACATCTCACTTAGAAGACAGGCCCCCTATAGGGAAAGTTGGTCAAGTGAGATAAAGGGGGAAGACGCTGAATTGGCTAAGGTCTTATTTCCGCAAGAAAGCGCCGTCCCAGAAGGACGGCGCTTTCTTTGTGCAGGCTTTAGGATACGGTATAGATCCCGCTACTGCGCGATCTCGTTTCGAATGCTCTGCAATATTTTTTTCTCGAGCCGCGATACCTGCACCTGGGATATACCCAGCCGGGTGGCAACTTCCGACTGCGTCTGATCCCGGTAGTACCTTAGATATACAATGAGCCGCTCCCGTTCGGTCAAGCCCCCTATCGCTTCGTTCAAGGCCAGCTTGTCAAACCATCGTTCCTGCGAATCATCGGCAATCTGATCCATTAGCGTGATGGGATCCCCGTCATTTTCAAATACGGTCTCATGAATCGAGGTTGGCGGTTTGTTCGCCTCCTGGGCAAACACCACTTCCTCGGGCGTTACCCCCAGCTCTTCGGCAACCTCTTTCACCGTGGGAAGACGATCGAGCTGCTTGGACAGCTCGTCCCGCTTCTTCCTGACTTTGTTGGCCATCTCCTTAAGCGAACGGCTGACCTTCAGAGTCCCGTCGTCCCTTAAGAAACGCTGAATTTCACCGATAATCATCGGTACGGCATAGGTAGAGAACTTTACGTCATAACTGAGATCGAACTTGTCCACGGATTTGAGGAGACCGATACAGCCGATCTGAAACAGATCATCCGGCTCATACCCCCGGTTCATAAACCGTTGAACGACAGACCAGACAAGACGAATATTACAGTTGACGAGCGTGTCCCGGGCGACATTATCCCCGCTTTGGCTAAGTGCAATGAGTCGTTTGACCTCCGCGTCGTCCAAATAAGTCTGCGAAGTTTTCTTCACATCGGCATCCATTTGTCCAACCCCTAATTATATAAAGCTTTCTTAGATTCGATCCTCTTTTTCATTTTGATCGACGTACCGCTGCCTGGTTCGCTGACCACTTCGAATTCGTCCATGAAATTTTCCATGATGGTGAATCCCATGCCGGATCTTTCCAGCTCCGGCTTCGAGGTATACAGCGGCTGCTTCGCCATCTCCAGATCTTCGATCCCGTGGCCGGAATCTTCGATGCGCAGCGTGATCATATCCCCGTCTATCGAGGCTTCAATCTTGACGACCCCTTCCGGGTCGCTGTCGTAACCATGGATGATGCTGTTCGTGACGGCCTCGGAAACCACCGTTTTCAGATCGTTCAGCTCATCCATGTTGGGATCCATCTGGGAGATGAATGCAGCCACGGCGACACGGGCAAAGGATTCGTTTTCCGACTTAGCGGCAAACTGCAGCGACATAAAATTATGCTGTGCTCTTCCTTCACTCATGACACTACCTCCAGACCCGAGAGTGCCGTGCCCTCGTTCTCGTATATCGGCATGATTTTGAACAGCCCCGACATGTCAAGCAAGCGGTAAACCTGCGGCTTGACATCGCACACCGCCATCTTTCCGCCCTTTTGCTTGATGAATTTATAGCGTCCCAGAATGACTCCCAGCCCTGAGCTGTCCATAAAATCCAAGTCTTTTAAACTCAGCACCAAGTGCTCTGTTTGACGTCTCTGAATGGCTTCATCCAGCTGCATCCGGACATGATCGGCCGTATGATGATCCAGCTCGCCGGACAGACGGACGATCAGAACATGCCTGTGATGCTCCATATCAACATGCAGATTCATGTTTGTTCACTCTCCTCCCTGACATGAACAAGGATTTCTACATTCGAAAAAGACATTCCTGCATCACGACAAAACTAGAAGAAAACTCCCATTAATCTACATGAAACAACTTGCCGGTTGTCCGTTTGAACAGCTTCCAGAATCCGGCCTTTTCCACCTCGACAGGCGACGTCAGCTCGAACTCCTTCACGAGCTGTTCCCCCTGATAGACAGACAGCTTGCCGATGACTTGTCCTGCGGCTACCGGTGCCTTCACGTTCGGATCCAACTGAATCTCATGACGGATGTCCGGATTCTTTACGCCTTTCTTGACAAGCACGCTGTAGTCTTTTTCCGCTTGAATCGAGATCTCGGGCACGTTGCCCTTTTGCACCTTAACGATGCCGAGCACTTCGCCAGGCTTATAGATGGAGTGCATCGTGTATTGGGAAAAGGCATAATCAAACATGCGCGACACTTCATTGTTCCGCGTCTTGGTGTCCGGAGCCCCCATGACAACCGCTACAGCGCGCAGCCCGTCCCGTTTGGCCGTTGCCGATAAACAGAACTTGGCTTCGGACGTATACCCGGTTTTCAATCCGTCCGCGCCCGTGTAGAACCGCACCAGCTTGTTCGTATTGACCAGCCAGAAGGGTTTCTCCGAATCTTTGCGCAAGTAATCCTGATAGGCGCCGGTATATTTGGTGATCTGGTCGTATTTCAGCAATTCCCTGCTCATGACCGCTATGTCATGGGCTGATGTATAATGATTCTCTGCAGGAAGTCCGTTGCAGTTCACGAAATGCGTATCTTTCATTCCGAGCTCCGCCGCTTTCTCGTTCATCATTTTCACGAAGCCTTCTTCCGAGCCGGCAATCTTCTCAGCCATCGCAACGGAAGCATCATTGCCCGATGCCATGGCAATGCCTTTGAGCATCTCGTCCACGGTCATTTCCTCGCCGGGCTCAAGAAAAATCTGGGATCCGCCCATGGATGCCGCATATTCGCTGGTGCGCACCTTATCGGTCCACTTCAATTGTCCTTCATCGATGGCTTCCATCGTAAGCAGCATCGTCATTACCTTGGTGATGCTGGCCGGAGGCAGCTTATCATGGCTGTTTTTCTCGTAAATAATGGTTCCGGTATCCGCATCCAGCAATATAGCGGAACGGGCACTTGGCGCCAGCTCCTCTTGAGATGATCCTCCGCCGGGTTTGCTATTTTCTTCCGCATAACTTGGTACAGCTGCACTGGATAATCCCACGGCTAGAACCAGGAATCCAGCGATTAACGCTTTTTTCACTTCCGTCCCCTCCTGACATTCGTAATGGCATCCCGCTGTACGCGGGTCTGCTATTCATTGTCGTCAGGTTGAAAACAAATTATTCCAGTATTTTACGGAAAATTGTTGCCATTCATCTAAAAGGACATAACAAAGAGGCTGGGCTTCTTGCAGATGTAAATCTGCGAAAAGCCCAGCCTCATGCTAACAACCATTACATCTTGGGAATGATGGCCATAACGAGCGCCAGGAATTTCTCACGGACCTTCTCCGCTGTTTCCATAACTTCGTCATGGGATAGCGGCTGATCCAGTATGCCCGCAGCCATGTTGCTGATGCAGGAGATGCCCAGCACCTCAAGCCCCGCATGCCTTGCTACGATGACCTCGGACACGGTGGACATGCCTACCGCGTCCGCACCGAGCGTGCGCAGCATGACAATCTCGGCCGGCGTTTCATAAGTCGGTCCCAGCAAACCTGCGTAAACGCCTTCTCTCAGCACGATGCCCTGACCCACGGCGACTTCTTTTGCCAATTGGCGAAGTTGACGGCTGTAAGCCTGGGACATGTCCGGAAAGCGTACGCCAAGCGCCGGATCGTTAGGCCCGATTAACGGGTTGGTTCCTGTCATGTTCAGATGATCGGAGATCAGCATGAGGTCGCCCGGCTCGAAGGACGTGTTGATGCCGCCGGCCGCATTGGTAACAAGCAGGCTCTTTACGCCAAGCTCCTTCATGACGCGTACCGGAAAAGCCGTCACTTCCGGGCCGTAGCCTTCGTACATGTGGAAGCGGCCCTTCATCAGGACGACAGGCCGGTCGTGGATCGTGCCCAGCAGCAGTTCGCCTTCATGTCCTTCCACCGTCGATAAGGGAAAATGAGGAATGTCCGTGTAAGCGATCGAAACCGGATTCTCAATCAATTCCGCCAACACGCCGAGCCCCGAACCCAAAATCAGGCCGACCTCGGGCTGGACGCCATTCTGCCCTCGTATGTATGCCGCTGCTTCCTTAATGCTTTGCTGATGGACTGAACTCATATTCATACCTCTCCTATTCTGATGATAAATTGTAGATTCCAGAGCCGGTAAGTCCGCCCTATGATCTCGGATGATAATGATCGTATACTTCCTTCATGCTTTTCTTGGCAGATTGATACATGCCGGTTGTGGACAATGCCGAGTGTCCCAGCATCTCCTGAACCGAACGCAAGTCCGCGCCGTTCCCCAGCAAATGCATGGCAAACGAATGCCGAAGGGTATGCGGCGTGATGTCCTCGTCAATATCGGCAAGCTTGCCATACTTTTTAATAATTTTCCAAAAACCCTGCCGTGTCAAGCGCGTTCCCAGCGAATTCAGGAATAACGCGTCTTCCCCGGCATCCCGCATCAGCTTGTCCCGCATATCTCGCACATAAAATGCAACGCTCTCGGCTGCAATGGGGGTGATCGGCAGAATACGCTCCTTCCCACCGGAAACCGCGCAGCGTAAAAAGCGCATCTCCAAATGGATGTCATGGATGGACAGATTCACCAATTCCGAGACCTTGATGCCCGAAGCGTACAGCAGCTCAAGCATCGCTTTGTCCCTGGCGCCCTGCGGGGTACCGGAATCGGGAGCCGACAGCAGCTTGTCCACCTGCTCCACGGTTAGCGACTTCGGCGGCTTCCGTTCCGGTTTCGGATTATCCAGCAGCTGAGTCGGATCCTGTACAATAACGGCTTGACGCACCAAATACTGAAAAAAGGAACGCAGGGAAGCCGTGCATCGAAGCAGGCTCGATGCCGCCTTCCCCTGCTGCCTCAACCTTCCCACATACAGCCCGAGCAGCGTTCGATTCACCTCCCGCGGATGGGTGACCTCCCTTTCAGCTGCAAATGCTAGGAATCCTTGAAGGTCGGCCCGATACGATGCTATCGTGCTTCGGGACAGTCCCTTCTCGTCCTCCAGGTATTGTACATATTCGTCCAGATATGGTTTCATGATCTTTTGCTCCTATTCCCGCGGCCCTTTGCAAGCACGATCACTCTCCGTACCAGTAATACAACCGGAGACGCTCGGCCGGCGAATAACGGGAGTCCATGGTGCTCTCCGGCTGAAAAGCCTTTACCGCTTGTCCCGAAGGCGCACGGTAAGGATCCACTGGCGTTAGCCAATCGCCTACCCATCCCAGCACGAAGTAAAAAAACATGGTCAACACGGCAAACATCGAAATAAAACGGATCAGTGAGCCTATTTTTCGAATAGATATAATCACTGGCAGCGCCTCTCTTTCACATGGCATCGATCGCTCAATTGAAAGCGGGTATTGCAGGTATCATTTCACGTAAAGCCTATGATACAAGCTGCAGGATTATGACGGCATCCCTCTTATCTCCGATCAGCCATTGGGCCCGGCGGTTATTCTGAAGAATAAAAAAAACGTCTAATCGACGTACTTGGATGATGTAAAAGTATAATTTGTGCTTAAAAGTGAACGATACGATAAGCGTGCATGAACCGCCTAATATAGTTAATTATCTAAAAAGCCCTCCCGGCTTACCGCCGTAGAGGGCTGCCGTGATGATCATCACTGCGGTTTGTTGAAAGATATAAAATTAGGATTTGTCCTGGTCATTCTTGCCCTTCTCTTTGCAACGGTAGCATATGCCATGGAAATCAAGCCGATGGTCATGAACGGTAAAGTTGAATTCTCGCTCTAACCGCTCTTCCAACGGACCGAGCCAATCCTCGCGTATTTCATCCATGCTTCCACATTGAGTACATATCAAATGATGATGGTGATGCTTCGAAGTATCCGTCCGCAAGTCGTAACGGGCGACACCATCGCCAAAATTTATCTTCTCTACAACATGAAGCTCACTGAGCAGCTCTAGGGTACGGTACACGGTTGCCAGACCGATCTCCGGAGCCTTCTCTTTCACGAGCATAAATACATCCTCTGCGCTAAGGTGGTCGTCTTCATTTTCCAACAATACGCTTACCGTGGCTTCCCGTTGGGGCGTTAATTTGTATCCTTGGGATTGTAGCTGCTGCTTAATTTTGTCGATCCGCGCTTCCATCGTTTCCCTCCCCCTTGGAAATCACTGCACGTTATTGTTCACTTCCTTCATTATAGGGGGATTTGACAAACAAAGTCAAACGGTTTTGCTTTATGGAAAAATTCGCGGATTATAGCAACATGGGCGTAACCCAGCGCATCATGGCGGGGGTTACCCAGGTTTCAAAGGAAGCGACCCCGAGCGTTAGCATGACCATGAAAAATGTCAGCATGGCATACGAAGCAAAAGGCTTCATCATGCTGCCTCCGCGATTCATGATAAATCGGTCCCTGATGATGTAGAGCGAGAAGGTGATGGCAGCTACGCTGCACATCATAAGCACCGGTATGATAAGCAAATTTTGCGGCGCAATCGAGACCAAGGCGAACAGCAGACCTTTCCATGAATACTGTCCCACCAGATAACCGACCGTAAACCCGATGAGAACCCCTTTTAGAAAATCCAATATCAATATTCCCGGGAGCCCGATGACGGACAATCCCAGAATCCATATCAAACCGATCCATTTCAGATGCAGGGCTGCGATGCTCCAGTAAGAAGACTGACTCATGGATTCTCCACCGTCCTGCACGTTAACAAAAAAGTGGTTTAAATAGCGGGCCATATCCTGCTGCTGCTCCAATGAAAGCGCATTGACCATCAACGCTCCAAACAGCACGCCCACTAAAAACAAGACGCCTACAAACACATAGAGCATCGTCTGATCCTTAAAGGCTTGGCGGAATGATTGCATAGAATAGAGTCTCCTTTCTGTGTCTCTACTCTACTCTATGACAATCGTCAGCTTTGTATGACCTGCTTGGTTGAAAGAGTTGACCCGATTTACCGGAGCACCTTCCCGTAAGAGCCTCCGCCGCCAGCCGATAAGGGCAGCGTCCCATTCCGGGCCATCACGATGCTTGCCGCGAGTCCCTCGCCGGCAACGGCCGCCAGCTCCGCTTCCGTAGCTTGATGAAGGATATTCATTTCGGTGCCGAAGGCGTCAAGCAGCTTCGACATGGAGGACTTCCCTAGACCCGGGATGAACTCTAGCGGAACCTGGTAGTGATACGAAGGTCGGCTCTCCGGCACCACGGGCTCCGTACGGTCAGCGATGTTCAAAATTCGGTCGAACACCCCTTGAACCAGCTTGGTACTGCCGCAGTAAGGGCATCGCACCAAATCATGAATGTCGCTCCCTTCATCCAGAATGCTGTCGCATCCCACGCAGT
Proteins encoded:
- a CDS encoding stage V sporulation protein AA: MKVNPTPTVFLQLRSRIRLPRDQTVKLGDVAFIVCEPEWEKRLRALPLTQPKDIDGNRLVMDLIQIIPKIQGLIPGAHIEPMGNHHTLVELVGPDSKRSRLWFPLIWLLLFFGSALTIMNFHADVNMLEVQIRIVEMVTGKRDEHPYLFQIAYSLGLGFGMTVFFNHLFKKKWNEEPTPLEVEMYLYQENLDQFVVAEEYRKMNASADTTGEKP
- the sigF gene encoding RNA polymerase sporulation sigma factor SigF, with amino-acid sequence MDADVKKTSQTYLDDAEVKRLIALSQSGDNVARDTLVNCNIRLVWSVVQRFMNRGYEPDDLFQIGCIGLLKSVDKFDLSYDVKFSTYAVPMIIGEIQRFLRDDGTLKVSRSLKEMANKVRKKRDELSKQLDRLPTVKEVAEELGVTPEEVVFAQEANKPPTSIHETVFENDGDPITLMDQIADDSQERWFDKLALNEAIGGLTERERLIVYLRYYRDQTQSEVATRLGISQVQVSRLEKKILQSIRNEIAQ
- the spoIIAB gene encoding anti-sigma F factor; amino-acid sequence: MSEGRAQHNFMSLQFAAKSENESFARVAVAAFISQMDPNMDELNDLKTVVSEAVTNSIIHGYDSDPEGVVKIEASIDGDMITLRIEDSGHGIEDLEMAKQPLYTSKPELERSGMGFTIMENFMDEFEVVSEPGSGTSIKMKKRIESKKALYN
- the spoIIAA gene encoding anti-sigma F factor antagonist, whose translation is MNLHVDMEHHRHVLIVRLSGELDHHTADHVRMQLDEAIQRRQTEHLVLSLKDLDFMDSSGLGVILGRYKFIKQKGGKMAVCDVKPQVYRLLDMSGLFKIMPIYENEGTALSGLEVVS
- a CDS encoding D-alanyl-D-alanine carboxypeptidase family protein, whose translation is MKKALIAGFLVLAVGLSSAAVPSYAEENSKPGGGSSQEELAPSARSAILLDADTGTIIYEKNSHDKLPPASITKVMTMLLTMEAIDEGQLKWTDKVRTSEYAASMGGSQIFLEPGEEMTVDEMLKGIAMASGNDASVAMAEKIAGSEEGFVKMMNEKAAELGMKDTHFVNCNGLPAENHYTSAHDIAVMSRELLKYDQITKYTGAYQDYLRKDSEKPFWLVNTNKLVRFYTGADGLKTGYTSEAKFCLSATAKRDGLRAVAVVMGAPDTKTRNNEVSRMFDYAFSQYTMHSIYKPGEVLGIVKVQKGNVPEISIQAEKDYSVLVKKGVKNPDIRHEIQLDPNVKAPVAAGQVIGKLSVYQGEQLVKEFELTSPVEVEKAGFWKLFKRTTGKLFHVD
- a CDS encoding purine-nucleoside phosphorylase, which produces MSSVHQQSIKEAAAYIRGQNGVQPEVGLILGSGLGVLAELIENPVSIAYTDIPHFPLSTVEGHEGELLLGTIHDRPVVLMKGRFHMYEGYGPEVTAFPVRVMKELGVKSLLVTNAAGGINTSFEPGDLMLISDHLNMTGTNPLIGPNDPALGVRFPDMSQAYSRQLRQLAKEVAVGQGIVLREGVYAGLLGPTYETPAEIVMLRTLGADAVGMSTVSEVIVARHAGLEVLGISCISNMAAGILDQPLSHDEVMETAEKVREKFLALVMAIIPKM
- a CDS encoding site-specific tyrosine recombinase, which gives rise to MKPYLDEYVQYLEDEKGLSRSTIASYRADLQGFLAFAAEREVTHPREVNRTLLGLYVGRLRQQGKAASSLLRCTASLRSFFQYLVRQAVIVQDPTQLLDNPKPERKPPKSLTVEQVDKLLSAPDSGTPQGARDKAMLELLYASGIKVSELVNLSIHDIHLEMRFLRCAVSGGKERILPITPIAAESVAFYVRDMRDKLMRDAGEDALFLNSLGTRLTRQGFWKIIKKYGKLADIDEDITPHTLRHSFAMHLLGNGADLRSVQEMLGHSALSTTGMYQSAKKSMKEVYDHYHPRS
- a CDS encoding YqzK family protein, yielding MIISIRKIGSLIRFISMFAVLTMFFYFVLGWVGDWLTPVDPYRAPSGQAVKAFQPESTMDSRYSPAERLRLYYWYGE
- a CDS encoding Fur family transcriptional regulator, whose product is MEARIDKIKQQLQSQGYKLTPQREATVSVLLENEDDHLSAEDVFMLVKEKAPEIGLATVYRTLELLSELHVVEKINFGDGVARYDLRTDTSKHHHHHLICTQCGSMDEIREDWLGPLEERLEREFNFTVHDHRLDFHGICYRCKEKGKNDQDKS
- the spoIIM gene encoding stage II sporulation protein M produces the protein MQSFRQAFKDQTMLYVFVGVLFLVGVLFGALMVNALSLEQQQDMARYLNHFFVNVQDGGESMSQSSYWSIAALHLKWIGLIWILGLSVIGLPGILILDFLKGVLIGFTVGYLVGQYSWKGLLFALVSIAPQNLLIIPVLMMCSVAAITFSLYIIRDRFIMNRGGSMMKPFASYAMLTFFMVMLTLGVASFETWVTPAMMRWVTPMLL